A single region of the Ziziphus jujuba cultivar Dongzao chromosome 10, ASM3175591v1 genome encodes:
- the LOC107410606 gene encoding glucomannan 4-beta-mannosyltransferase 2, translated as MAETSSKILIPETFQGYGYDITGQIGMMWELIKEPLIVPLLNLMVYVSLAMSLMLFFERVYMGIVIILVKLFWKKPEKRYNYEPIQEDVEMGNSNFPVVLIQIPMFNEKEVYKISIGAACGLSWPSDRLVIQVLDDSTDPTIKQMVEVECQRWASKGINITYQIRENRTGYKAGALKEGLKRGYVKHCEYVAIFDADFRPEPDFLKRAIPFLVNNPDIALVQARWRFVNADECLLTRMQEMSLDYHFTVEQEVGSATHAFFGFNGTAGVWRIAAINDAGGWKDRTTVEDMDLAVRAGLKGWKFVYLGDLQVKSELPSTFKAFRFQQHRWSCGPANLFRKMVMEIVKNKKVTFWKKVYVIYSFFFVRKIIAHMVTFFFYCVVLPLTILVPEVYVPIWGAVYIPSIITILNSVGTPRSIHLLFYWILFENVMSLHRTKATLIGLLEAGRANEWVVTEKLGDVLKKKAAEAAKNKTGAKILRIPKFKFGDRLHLLELGFGVFLFFCGCYDFVHGKNNYFIYLFLQTITFLIAGFGYVGTII; from the exons atGGCTGAAACTTCAAGCAAAATCCTCATCCCGGAGACATTCCAGGGCTATGGATACGACATTACAGGCCAAATTGGTATGATGTGGGAGCTAATCAAAGAGCCATTGATAGTTCCCCTGCTAAACCTCATGGTTTATGTATCTTTAGCCATGTCTCTCATGCTTTTCTTTGAGAGGGTTTACATGGGTATTGTTATCATTCTGGTCAAACTCTTCTGGAAGAAACCAGAAAAACGCTACAACTACGAGCCCATTCAAGAAGATGTGGAAATGGGCAACTCAAATTTCCCTGTTGTTCTAATCCAAATCCCCATGTTCAATGAAAAAGAG GTTTACAAGATCTCTATTGGTGCTGCATGTGGACTTTCATGGCCGTCCGATCGACTTGTGATCCAAGTGTTAGACGATTCAACAGACCCAACAATCAAG CAAATGGTGGAAGTGGAGTGCCAGAGATGGGCAAGCAAAGGCATAAATATAACGTACCAAATAAGAGAAAACAGAACGGGGTACAAAGCAGGGGCTCTGAAAGAAGGATTAAAGAGAGGGTATGTGAAACACTGCGAGTACGTGGCCATTTTCGACGCTGATTTTAGACCAGAGCCTGACTTTTTGAAACGAGCTATCCCTTTCTTGGTCAACAACCCCGACATTGCTTTGGTTCAAGCCCGGTGGAGATTTG TGAATGCTGATGAGTGCCTGTTGACAAGGATGCAAGAGATGTCATTGGATTATCATTTCACAGTTGAGCAAGAAGTTGGTTCAGCAACACATGCATTCTTTGGCTTCAATG GCACTGCTGGTGTTTGGAGAATTGCTGCTATCAATGATGCAGGTGGGTGGAAAGACAGAACCACGGTGGAGGATATGGATCTTGCTGTTCGTGCTGGTCTCAAGGGATGGAAATTTGTCTACCTTGGTGACCTACAG GTAAAAAGTGAACTTCCTAGTACTTTCAAAGCCTTCCGTTTCCAGCAGCACCGATGGTCTTGTGGTCCTGCTAATCTATTCAGGAAAATGGTGATGGAGATTGTAAAGAATAAG AAAGTCACATTCTGGAAGAAAGTGTATGTCATATACAGTTTCTTCTTTGTGAGGAAAATCATAGCCCATATGGTTACCTTTTTTTTCTACTGTGTTGTACTTCCCCTTACCATATTGGTTCCTGAAGTTTATGTACCGATTTGGGGAGCTGTTTATATTCCTTCAATTATCACCATTCTCAATTCGGTTGGAACTCCAAG GTCAATTCACCTTTTATTTTACTGGATCCTTTTTGAGAATGTTATGTCTTTGCACCGAACCAAGGCAACTTTGATTGGTCTGCTAGAAGCAGGGAGAGCCAATGAATGGGTTGTCACTGAAAAATTAGGAGATGTTCTCAAGAAGAAAGCAGCAGAGGCTGCCAAGAACAAAACTGGTgccaaaattttaagaataCCAAAATTCAAGTTTGGGGATAG